The nucleotide window TTATGGGCAAACGCTCTAAGGGTCGTTTGAAAAAGCTCTGCGGCGCCAAAAAATAACTCCCCTTCCACTTTGATTAAACGGATAGATTTTTGTTCGAGGGCATCTCTTGCGTCAATAGATTGTAAAACGCCTTTTTCATCCACAGAGAATTCGCTTAACTGCGGCATCGCCGCTTTTTTTAAATAAAGGGTAATTGAAATAATCACACCAATATAAAAAGCCACATCCAGACTAAACAAAAGACATGAAATAAAAGTTACCCATAAAACAAAAGCATCCGAACTTGTCGCTTTTAAGCATAACTTTAACTGCTTGATGTCAACAATTTTAAACGCGGTAACAACAAGTAAAGCCGCTAACGCCGGCAAAGGAATTTCTGAAATGAACTTATCAAAAATAAATACGATGGCCCCTGCCTGCAGTGCCCCGAATAAAGCTGCAAATCTTGTGACAGCTCCGGCCTCATAATTTAGAACGCTTCTTGAAGGGCTGCCGGACACCGGAAGGGCCGCTAAACTGCAGGAAACAAGATTTCCCAAAGAAACCCCGAGCACTTCTTGGTTTACAGATAACTTCTGCCCTGAGCTTGCAGCAATAGCTTTTGCAACAGCTGTCGACTCTAAGATACTAAGAAGGGCAACTGCAAAAGCGAATGGGAGAAGCTCGTTAAGAATTTTAATATGAAAGTAAGGAAATGCCAAAACAGGGCTTGCCGAAAGAATCATGCCGTTATCTCCGACAAGGGGCACTAAGGCGGCTTCTTCTTCGGTTAAGGGATCTATGATCCCGAAAAAACCCGTAAAAGCCATTTTCTTTTCGCTCCACAAAATAAAGCTGACAAGGGCAAGCATGAGAGCCCCGGCCGGAAGCCGCTTATCCCATTTCTTTATAAAAATAAGAATAAAAAGACTTAAGCAGCTCGTCGTTATGGCAGGGACTTCTGTCTTTCCTAAATTTGCGATGACATCCAATAACTTTTCATAAACCGCATAAGCATGGATGGAAGGCGATATCCCTAAAAAAACATAAAGCTGGGTTACAACAATGGCCACGGCCACACCAAGAAGATACCCGACAATAACAGAGTGGCTTACAAAATGCGTAAGCCGGCCGAGCTTGCAAAAAGCAAAAGTTGCTTGAATAAACGCTACAAGAAGGGTTAATTGGGTGAGGATATTTAAGGCCATTATCTCCTTATCAATCCCTGTAAGTTCTCTATAATGGGTATAAAGGACTGCAGATAAACCTGACTGAATAAGCATAGCGATGGCGTTGCTTGGGCCAACGACTAAATGTCTTGAAGAGCCGAAAAGGGAGGCAATAAAAGCTGAAAAAATCGCTGCGAAAAGACCTGATGAAAGCGGCAAACCGGTCACAAAAGCAAAAGCCATTGTCTGCGGAACCGTTAGAAAAGCTACAGTTAAGCCTGCTTGAAAATCTTTCTTTAGCGTCTTTAAACTCAAACTTGTCAGATCTTCTCTTAACCCGCTAAAAGCTAAATCATCAAAGTAATGATCGAAATAATGATTGATATGCATAGTCAACCTTGCTCTCGATAGAACAAATATTCTCGGTATGTGTAGGATTTTTATGAGACTTCTTTCGAAAGAAATCTATTGTAACATTAAGGCAGAATAGATTTTAAAGCTTACCACAATACAGAAATATAAATCTATCTTTTGAGGGGCCTTTCTCAAACTATCCCTTGTTGCATTCGCTACCGCTACTTAAGTTTTAATAACAAATATAAAAATTGTTTTAAAATTATTCCTTTTTGTTTTTTAAAATTAATCTCCTTCAAAAAGACGTTATTTGGTACTATTCTTAGGTATCATTTAGTTTAAATTTAAAGCCATCCATGACCTCATATTTAAAACTTGCCCTAGTCGGCAGACCGAACGTTGGAAAATCCGCCCTTTTTAATGCTATCGCTAAAAAACGAGTCGCTATTGTTGATGAAGCAGAAGGGGTGACAAGAGATCGTATCTATACTCTTTGCGATTTTTTCGGAAAATCCTTTATCGCCGTCGATACGGGAGGAATTGATCCTAGATCAAAAGCCCCCTTTAATGAAGAGGTCAAAAAGCAAGCGGAACTTGCTATTGAAGAAGCAGACACTTTGATTCTTGTAGTCGATGGGAAAGCCGGGGTTACCCTACTTGATGAGGAGCTTGCCAGGCTGCTTCTTAAAAAACAAAAAAAAGTAGTCTTAGCCGTCAACAAAATTGATGATATCTCGAAGAGCCATCTTATTCACCAATTCCATTCTTTGGGTTTAACTAAGATCATCCCCGTCTCGGCCACACAAAACTGGAATATTGCAGAGCTTCTTGAAGCCGCGCTTTCCGGGCTTGATGAGAAAAAAGGAGAGGAAAATAATTATCCCAAAGTCGCTGTCGTAGGAAGGCCGAACGTTGGAAAATCCTCCCTTGTTAACTACTTGCTTCAAGATGACCGCTGCATTGTAAGTCCGATTCCCGGAACTACAAGAGACAGCATCGATGTTACTCTAATTCATAACGAAAAACCTTATATCTTTATCGACACCGCTGGTATTCGAAGAAAAAAAGCAGAACATGATGTCGTTGATAAATTTGCGGCCATTAGAACTCAAGAAGCCATTGAACGCTCCGATATTTGCATCTTAATGATTGACGCCGTTGAAGGGATTACCCTTCATGATAAAAAAATTTCCAAATCTATAGAGGATGCCGGCAAAGGCTGTATTCTTTTAATTAATAAATGGGACTTAATTAAAGGCTTTAGAATGGAACATTGCCTTCAAGGCATTGAAGAGGAAGTCCCCTTCTTAAAACATTGCCCCAAGGTTTTCACTTCTGCAAAAACCGGAAGAAATGTGGATGAAATTTTCCCTCTTATCGATCTTATTGTGGAAGAGGGCAAAAAAAGGATCACAACCCACCAACTCAATGCTTTCCTTGTTCGAGCCATGCAGCTTAACCACCCTCCTATGATCCAAGGAAAAAGGCTTCGCATTTACTATATGACCCAAGTCGATGTCAATCCGCCTAAGTTCATCTTGTTTGTAAATTATGCCTCCCTTCTCTCGGATACTTATAGAAAGTATCTTTATAATCAGTTTAGAAAGTCTTTTGCGTTTACAGGCCTTCCAATCCGTATCCATACTAAGGATAAGGCTAAAGAGAGCCGAAAGAAAAAAGCTGAAAATCGATTAACCCCTTTACCGGAAAGCGTCTATCAAAGAGAAAAGATGGCAGAGACGCTCGATGAACAGGAAGACAGGCTTGAACAACTTCAAGCTTTCGAAGATGAAGATGGCCTTGATTAGCCATTAACCACAAAATAGGTTAATCAGTTTAATCTGCAAACCCATGACTGTCAAGGCCAGGGCCTGACCTTAGATTTCATATTTTTTTATAAATAAAGCTCGACGGAAAGTTGTTTGTAATTACAATCTTTCATTTTTTATATATTTTTTTTGAATTTACTTATCTTCTAATAAGAATTTTTTAAATTCTTATTTTTATAAACAAAAAAGATATTAGTGTGAATTTTTCAGAAATTTAAATTAAAATTTATTGATTTCTTTAACGGTTCCTCTTTTTAGAAAATATCAAAGAACTACCAACCCAATCTTAAACCTTAAGATAAAGCAAGCTTGCATAAAGAACGGCAGAAGAAGCAAAGGATGCTGTTTTCAGGATCCTGACCTTATTAAAGCGCGGGGGTTGGTAATGAACTAAAAAGATTGATACCCCGATTGAAAAAATAATTATTATTTTGTTTGCAAAACGGGTTAAAAATTTTCTTAAAACGAGACTTGTGGCAGTATGCGATAATAAAAAAGGATCGTTTATAAGACTATGCCGCATAGTTATCAATTAACCCGCTATCCCTTGGGCAGCCTGCGTGAAATTTGGGCCCTTTCCTGGCCCCTGATATTAAGCCTATTTTCTGCAAGCTTAATGCATTTTTCCGATAGGATTCTATTATCCCATTATTCTATTGATACTTTAAATGCCGCAACTACCTCTGGGACTGCTGCCTATAGCCTTCTTATACTTCCCCTGTCCTTGGCTGGCATCTCTCAAGTATTTGTAGGAAGATTCCATGGCAAAAATAAGTTGAGAGAGTGCGGCAAACCCGTCTGGCAAATGATTTTCTTTTCTCTAATGACAATCCCGATCTTTGTACTTTTGGGGAGCATCTTTCCTGAAGTGTATTTCAAAGACTCTAGGATTAAGTCAGAAGAAACACTTTACTTTAGCTGGCTTCTTTTTTTCTCGCCGATTTTCTGTTTGAATGCCGCGCTATGCGGATTTTTCACAGGAACCGGAAAGGTAAAAATTGTAACTATCTGCATTGTCCTTGCCAATGCCTTAAACATCTTTCTCGATTTAATTTTAATCTACGGCAAATTTTATTTTCCGGAACTTGGAATTAAAGGCGCTGTTTTAGCAACAGGAATTGCGGAATCTTTAGCCACTTTTCTTCTCTTCGCTATTTTTTTATCCAACAAAAATAGAAGGCTTTATCATACTTTAAAACCCTCTTGGGATTTCAGGTTATTTAAAGAATCATTCAAAGTCGGGTTGCCGGCAGGTCTTGGCGTAGCTATTGAAGTGAATGCTCATTTCCTTTTTATGAAAATGATTAGTTATACAGGCGAAATAGAACTATCCATCGCCTCCTTGCTTCAAAGCCTATATTTTTTAGTGATGTTTCTGCCGGAAGGCCTTTCAAAAGCTGTGACTGCTATATCTTCCAATCTAATCGGAGGACAAGAAAGTAAGCCCATTTTTAAAATGCTTAAGTCTGCTTTTATATTACATACAATCTTTTTTACTTTTCTTGCTTCCTTCCTCTTTTTCTTTTTTTCAAGCGTGTTGGAAACCTTTTTTATTGCAGATCTTGCCTTTATGAAAAACCCTCAATTTATTGAGAAAGCAAGCAGCTCATTTCTCTATTTTCTTCTTTTCTTTTTGGTGAATGGCTTTAGTAAAATTTTAACAGGACATCTAACCGCCGCAAAAGACACCCGCTTTATTTTAAAAGTGGAAAGTTTACTCATTTTAGTTGCCTACCTTTTACCCCTATACTAT belongs to Criblamydia sequanensis CRIB-18 and includes:
- a CDS encoding MATE family efflux transporter, yielding MPHSYQLTRYPLGSLREIWALSWPLILSLFSASLMHFSDRILLSHYSIDTLNAATTSGTAAYSLLILPLSLAGISQVFVGRFHGKNKLRECGKPVWQMIFFSLMTIPIFVLLGSIFPEVYFKDSRIKSEETLYFSWLLFFSPIFCLNAALCGFFTGTGKVKIVTICIVLANALNIFLDLILIYGKFYFPELGIKGAVLATGIAESLATFLLFAIFLSNKNRRLYHTLKPSWDFRLFKESFKVGLPAGLGVAIEVNAHFLFMKMISYTGEIELSIASLLQSLYFLVMFLPEGLSKAVTAISSNLIGGQESKPIFKMLKSAFILHTIFFTFLASFLFFFFSSVLETFFIADLAFMKNPQFIEKASSSFLYFLLFFLVNGFSKILTGHLTAAKDTRFILKVESLLILVAYLLPLYYALMVSDGGVKEAWAIFFFHSFFSFLIFGRRYLSSKWAIGEKDAIKAEEA
- a CDS encoding SulP family inorganic anion transporter — protein: MHINHYFDHYFDDLAFSGLREDLTSLSLKTLKKDFQAGLTVAFLTVPQTMAFAFVTGLPLSSGLFAAIFSAFIASLFGSSRHLVVGPSNAIAMLIQSGLSAVLYTHYRELTGIDKEIMALNILTQLTLLVAFIQATFAFCKLGRLTHFVSHSVIVGYLLGVAVAIVVTQLYVFLGISPSIHAYAVYEKLLDVIANLGKTEVPAITTSCLSLFILIFIKKWDKRLPAGALMLALVSFILWSEKKMAFTGFFGIIDPLTEEEAALVPLVGDNGMILSASPVLAFPYFHIKILNELLPFAFAVALLSILESTAVAKAIAASSGQKLSVNQEVLGVSLGNLVSCSLAALPVSGSPSRSVLNYEAGAVTRFAALFGALQAGAIVFIFDKFISEIPLPALAALLVVTAFKIVDIKQLKLCLKATSSDAFVLWVTFISCLLFSLDVAFYIGVIISITLYLKKAAMPQLSEFSVDEKGVLQSIDARDALEQKSIRLIKVEGELFFGAAELFQTTLRAFAHKGKGPCVLILQLKNARDMDATACLALKQLNDYLISKGHHLVACGMMPGVLEVFVDSGIGYEMGEENLFPFDPRYPNRHTQLAWQRANKLVEEDQALNQEKGQNIVPIESIASPVKEGEKESLTPDLLNL
- the der gene encoding ribosome biogenesis GTPase Der codes for the protein MTSYLKLALVGRPNVGKSALFNAIAKKRVAIVDEAEGVTRDRIYTLCDFFGKSFIAVDTGGIDPRSKAPFNEEVKKQAELAIEEADTLILVVDGKAGVTLLDEELARLLLKKQKKVVLAVNKIDDISKSHLIHQFHSLGLTKIIPVSATQNWNIAELLEAALSGLDEKKGEENNYPKVAVVGRPNVGKSSLVNYLLQDDRCIVSPIPGTTRDSIDVTLIHNEKPYIFIDTAGIRRKKAEHDVVDKFAAIRTQEAIERSDICILMIDAVEGITLHDKKISKSIEDAGKGCILLINKWDLIKGFRMEHCLQGIEEEVPFLKHCPKVFTSAKTGRNVDEIFPLIDLIVEEGKKRITTHQLNAFLVRAMQLNHPPMIQGKRLRIYYMTQVDVNPPKFILFVNYASLLSDTYRKYLYNQFRKSFAFTGLPIRIHTKDKAKESRKKKAENRLTPLPESVYQREKMAETLDEQEDRLEQLQAFEDEDGLD